In the Microplitis mediator isolate UGA2020A chromosome 5, iyMicMedi2.1, whole genome shotgun sequence genome, AACGATCGCGTACTGACTGAATAGTAAGCTACTGTCCAAGTTTGTACTGAGTTACAAGCATCGAACGTAATACCTCTTAGATTTACATTTGCAAACAAAACATCAtatcataataacaataaaatctattattaatttattactttttttttttcttaataaaaataataaaataaatacaagactttttttttaattggcaTACTGTTgccgtaaatttttattcatatttaattacataattaatttataaataacgtTGAAATACATTGAATTTGGTTTATTAAAAgctaaacaaatatatacaataataatttaacaaagcatttatcaataattgaaTCATATCgggattaatttatttccataaaatatttatagtaaattatttaatcatttttcataattaatctcgtttaaattttaagttgaccttaagataaaaaaaagttaataaccaataataataataattaaaaaaaaaaagtattttataatataacaattttttttttaactctttttGTCAATTACTCAAcgggcaatttttttttttttgcttttggCCATTgaaaatcaatcaattttGTAGGCTCAGCATAACATCTGTACAATTATATACACACTTTTCAAAATACAAATCATAATAGCCAATATCCCacaatatttacttattattgaACACCTCAAACGCGAAAGCGCTAGGGGTGCTTTACTGACGGTTCTTCCACGTTGACAATTTCACTCATACAAAAACATTTCTacattcttttttattattttgaacacATGGGAATCGTGAAcaattgatagaaaaaaaaaaatactctttATGCATGAAAACTATCAAGTTTGCTTGAATATACTAATTATACTTAATTAAGCGCcatttaattcttatttgtaatttccaacgaaaataaaaattttaaaataaacagaagaaaaataataataattctatagttacttaacaattataatttaatttttctgaaatattttaacataattatcatttagaTTACTTGGGAATTTATTAAGTCAGATAGAACAAAAATTAACGgacgaaattttaaaattcatttttattaaaattacttctTAGAACAAGAGTGATGAGAGTCAATGGCTAGAAATTTATGTAGGGGTAAGTAAGGCAAAATGGTCCTCTTAAGAAAAAAGAGCTTAcatgtaatatatatgtaagcccattttaccccactcTCCCCTATACTACTATTAACATGCGCAAGCGAGTCCATACGAGTCATAAGTTGAAACCGGTCGTGAACATGGATAATACAGGACATAGATCGTCTGccataattatcaataattaatacaatatctcaatttattttttttttttcactaattcatgtttagaaagcatgtaaaaaaaaaaaaaatccgcacaaagaaattcaaaatttgaaataatttagaacttttaaaaaaattaagactAAAAGCTAAAAtcaatttagtattttttgtaaaagtatttttaagtttattaccGGTCctgaaatttatgatttttttttaatagtatgAGGAAAGAAGAAATGTTAAAACAAATATGTACATTGAAAAAATGCTTCAGAAAATTTCagataagattaaaaaaatatcaaagcaACGAGTTCCAAAATTTTCAGAGCTAATAGCACAAGATTCTCAGTTGTCAccaaaacttttgaatttattttgaaattctcaTTAACTCTACGAgtgcgaaaaaaataaaattcatttctcTGAATGTTACAAAAAGGATTCTAAATTGTTCTAAATTTCCAAGTTTGTTGTgcagaatatttttcttacttttttttctacactgATAATCGTAAAgaaagttttcaatttattgttaaagatataaacatttattgaaataaaagtttaataattagtcaataaaatttatttttccagtaatttaaacgtaaattatttaaaattttattagcatttatctttaataattaacgGTGTACTGAACACTTTATgtacattattaaaatttgataaaataaaaaaaaaagaatttcttaaTTCAATTATAGCCCACTGCTCGATGTGACAGCACTTAATAACTAAGTATGagtaatatttatgataattataaatacattataacaatagtaattatattaatagcactaattaatttttaataatcaattaattataattgcatTGCGGCTGCTTGCATTGCGACCAAACTTAAAATGATAAAGTCTTTacctataattttttctcttttcttaatttattcaaaaataataataatattattattattattattattattattattattattattattattattattattattattaatattattattattattattattattattattattattattattattattattattattattattattattattattattattattattattattattattattattattattattattattattattattattattattattattattattattatggtgTCATATCAGACACTTACGTATTTCCAGTGAGctcatataatatttatattattttaaagctATAATAGTACTAGagaagtaaattaaattaaaatgttattcaaattaattttaatattttaatattttaaaatcaaattttttttttttatagagaataaattttatccaagtttaatatatattcaaaataattaaggaaattatcttttaaatttttcaaattgtcGGCTGACAAAAAGCGTATTTTTAGGTTTATAGAAATTGTTCTTCATAATgaatatgtttaaataattattaatttaaaatgtgtacgtggaatattgtaaatttgtgcgtatttttaaaagttattaatgtACAGTAATTAGTTtagaaattataagttttttttttttttaaatactcagatagaaaaatattataatgataTGCGTTTATGATGGAATTATACTCAAGAAGAAAATAAGTTAGATTTACGTGGGGTAAAGCTAAAATTGAGTTGATGACAACCCTACTTTGACATTTTGCGACAGTAGAGCACTACCAGattgtaaaattcaaaaaaatttgaattttaaaagagAACTTGGAAactttatagaaaaaaaaaaaaagaaaagatcgAAAGAGATTTAAATGAATGTCAAAAAGTCTTTGAGAATTAATATAGATGTTGAAGTCCTCAAAATTAAATGTATGTTGATCAAATTATATCTCGttagatctaaattattcCCGGAATTGAGTGttctaaaaagaaataaaataattttttattaaaattttaaactttgtcGAATTCATAGTGTgatcatataaattaattacaacgACAATATCTTTTATctatacattataatatttttcaaaagtattaatttgaaaaaaaaaaaaaaaaaaaaaaaaaaaaaatttaactttttttcataatttcatgaataacttttttattttaacgtaaaataataattttgtaattgatagtatttccttaattaaaaaataataaaaaaatttatccgtctactaacaataaataaatttaataattttaaacatatCAATAGAATAGAACCCCTTAAAGcgtataaaattaatagtctGCTTTACTATTAGTCATTAAGAcactttataatttatcaatttatttatactatttATATTGGCACTTGTCTATATGATTGGCATTGGAAATGGTGCCTGCGTCAGTGATTGtactgtttaaatattaatttaactattttattttttttttctcctctggttttataattaattgtattttccatttatttttaaattggaaaatttaaCTTACCGCGAATATACAaagcaattttattattttattttctcaacaattaaatttctgaACAAAATACCACCGTCAAATTACATCATACATATGagattgtttttattatctattgatttcctaattatttattcaattattatgattattactattattattattattagtattattgttattattattattattattattattattattattattattattattattattattattattattattattattattattattattattattattgttattattattattattattattattattattattattattattattattattattattattattattattattattattattattattatttaaatgtttgcattgtatatgaaaaattaaaatttcatttaatcatGATACAGTTACACGgccaattattaattacgaaATATTAACAGTCATTTTATACAAGACTAATGAGTGGAGTCAGTGattatattgtttataattattactattattatcatacaaatattattattaaaattagtattagttgaaaaatttatttattttattgtattatgaattattgCTATCTCTTTTAATAATTGCCACGAGCATATGGATTAACATTTACATCATCATTTGAAGTGAACATTACACTCTTAAGATAAAAAAGTCTCTATCACATTTGgcaatgtttatttttttattatttttgtcttactattatttattaaagaactatgaaatctcataaaataaatcactGACTATTAACCACTTTCAgtcaaaataattgtaaacaaatttattatttctgagCACTTGCAGTCTTacttgttctttttttttttttttttgttttatttttgtgattagattttaattaatttagtcatttaattatcaattagtctaattttatattgttttattattcttgGCGACATTATGTGACGCCCAATTTAATGAAGTTTTCCATGAATTAACAAGAGCTTCATTAAACTTACTCCTAAAATGATTTTGTGCTTCTTCTTCCGTCATCTCAAGTACCTATAATTGTTgagattataattattattaattatagaataatgtaaaaaaattaaaggaacagaaaaattttcgaaaaattttagtgatttttagaAGGCTGTAAGGTAAGAGatccagtacccgatcagggacctattactcgatcactcatgtatttgtataaaGTAAAAGCCCCCATTATGGACAGGGCTCCTACTATTGACATATTGTTTTAATGGCTGCGTAACATTTGACCCGACGACATAATACCCGCTACAAAATACCCACGACACAATACCCGCTGCCAAAATAGTCGTGATAAAATAATCGCAAGccaaaatatctataaataagATACAAATAGATGTGGAATatcttaaaaaatcaaaaagataattaaataataatgtgtaATTAACGAAATGTGatcaaatttagaaaaataatacacAGACTTGTAATGGTATTGTGCCATTTTTCCACGGGTTTTGTGCGTGTGCAAttactgaaaaatattattgcacACGCATGCAATAGTACACGCCCTTTTTTCACGCGTTTTGTGTgtgtaaatacaaaaatatgtaaatgcACACGCTTGCAATAGTATTGTGACTTTTTAtcgcagatttttttttcgattattttacCATTAAGTCATTTTCTTTAGAAATGTTTTGTCATGtagatattttgtttaaaaatatttcgtcatgaagatattttgtcgcggggatattttgtctgatGATATTAACGCGTGTCACTTCCCAACAGAACCGTGGGTAATTCAATTTAAGTATATTATCAAGTAATTTATCCATTCAAAATGATAGATACATTTGttaataatgtaaaatatttcaatttgcGGGTATTTTGTCGTGGGTATTTTGTCACGGGTGTTTTAGTTTGCGGGTGTTCTATCGGGCGTGTTTTGGTTTGCAGTTATTTTGGCAGCGGGTATTTTGTCGTCGCGTATTTTATCACAACGTAAAATAATCACAACGGTCAatactttttatcaattttttgatatttttcaaaatttttcttttttttttcgaagggTCCACGGTctgaggaaatttttttttcagctaaacCAATGCATAGATTagttagcaaatttattcagctctAATTTGCTTTCTTTTAAGATTGGTACGACAGTTTTTCGCTGAGATGTCAGCCTTTAATTGAAAAAGGATCcctttggctttgatcatcgatatctCAGCTACCAATAAACGCACAGTAAAGTGAAGGGCGGCTTTAAAAACTTTactaaattccctacaagacccattcatcattttttataaaaaaaaaaaatttctatcattcacatccattaaaaataagtacaaaaaatgaatttttttggtttttcagTAAATCAACTGCTACTCTGTAAATATCGATAGAAAGACTAATGTTGCCAGGTtgttttttagcttaatgtgcCTCCAATaaccttgtaaattttcaaattgatccATCGAATCGTTTTTCCGGGATGATTGACccaagttttgcaaaacaattaaaggaagaaaacttgttcctttaattgtttcgcAAAACTTTGGTCAATCACCACGATTATTTTTGACGAagatacagccttccaaaaatcaataaaatatttctaaaatttttctgttcttttaattttttgcattagtatatgataaattattctaatgatgtaataaattatttaccaaaGTGTCTCGTAAATAATTGAGATCTTTTTCGCATGAAAGTTCCGGTAATCCGGTTGATATCATCATTGCAAAAAGTGAAACAATTAATCCGCCATGACACCTCAAAACTGAAAAAGCTGTTTCACAGTATTCTTGAAACCTTTGAAATTCAGGAGCTTGACTTTTTTTCGCTTGTCCTTTATTGATAACATGAACAAAATCGTTTGTGAGTACAAATGGTACACGTTCACGTTTTAcaccaaatttttctttaaagtgACCAAGAATATGACCAAAATCAACGTGAAACAATtgtccattttttttcaccattatATTATCTGGATGACGATCGGCTATTCCAAGAATATAAGTTGCTATACTGTAACCTGTACAACTAAGAGTAAATTCTTCAATAGCTTTATCAAGCTCTGCTTTTGTCGAATTATGGTCTTTCAGCCAAGCAATCAATGAACCGcatctaaaataattatttatttatttaattatttaaataaataaaaagtatatcgTGCAGCAAGAGATGAAACGATACGATTTCAGACAAGAGTAAAGTTAACTGGGGCCGAAGGCGAGAGCTCACACCTCACTAAGtttgaaatcgtgttttatctCGTGCCACagacaaaattttcatagtTACCTGCATTAAAACTTTGAGTTTTAGAGTCTGTAGTCAATCAAAATAAGACAATTTGAGACCAATAGCGCATATACAAATTCAAGTATCATCTTGACTAATTAGATTTAACAAATTTCATTCGACCCACCTGCGAAATCGCATTGGTCTGAAATTGACTTATTTCGGCTGACTGAACAAGCACTAAAACTCGTAGTTTAAATGTGAGGGccaattttttaatccaaaattttttaaatccaggattaaagtattattatatattttgaatacataaatatacatgcagtaataatttaattcgagatttaaaaaatctctgattaaaaaactggccctaagtTATActgaaacaataaattataatcatcaGAGTATCTAAAGTATTGATTATGGTAAATAGTTGCAATAATAACATTACGAATTAGATTAGCAATActagattattaaattaaggccattctcagacagtgcccctccactttttaaaaattttcaatgactcaactgtgataagtgtattaaaatttaattaactaaaagaaataaaagcattaattgaaaaaaggacaatttCGCTGagataaagatttttaaaaaattgcttaCGGTTGACATCAATTGGgaattaaacgaaatttgggaaacaaatttcagtaaaatcttcatgttaattttataattataattttcaaataatatagGCTAAAGTTTATTTGCcaaatttcgttcaactccttattgataacaactaagtaattttttataaattctatatctcggccaaattgtccttttttcaattaaggttttattgtttaattaattaataaaataatatggtCCCCTTTTTCTAACATGCTTAGCAACAGAGTGGATGCGGTACAAAGCAAATTTCTCAAATCTCTGCCTATAGCACTGAAGATTCGGGTCTGAAGTTTAAAATCAAGAATCTATCCACTCGAAGACAAATAACTGACTTGACCTTCTTCTATAAAATCATCAATGGATTGATTGATTCGCCGGATATACTAGGAGGCTTTGGTATAATTTGTAATAAGCCGTGTCTCAGGAGCAATCGAATAATTAATACGCTAAGATCTAATAAAAACTACGTAATTAATAGACCGTACAGTAGAATAGCTAACCAAGTCAGTGAGTTCAATTCGGacatcgatttttttggtGGATCTCTTCCGGTTTTTcactcaaatattaaaaatcttcTAGATAATTAATCGAGTTTTTTCTTTCCTCAGTCAAAAACGtcaaagtttaattataattaaatatgtttCTACTTTcaaatcatagtttttcttatatttGTAACTATATTTTGTAACCAGTTGTATATAGCCGATTGGCGTacgatattaataaataaataaataaataaaattttaatacacttatgacagttgaaagtcatagcatattttcaaaaagtggggcgtactgtctgagaatgatcttaacgattatttaattttaagatcTAAACTACCAatcgtaattaataaatcaattttttaaattaaaattaactagCGATTCGCGATTCCCACatgactgcccaaatatcactaccaaatttattaaatacaaataatgtATATTTGTTATTAGTCAATTGCTCTCacatttcttcttcttcttagtgataaaaatattattattaaataattaaattaaatactaacTTGAAAGCAGCAGTagctgaaaatatatttttttccttctgTATATTAGCAATAGTCTCAGCATTTAAAACAACTTCAATCATTCCTGTTTTATGATCCGTagatatacaattatataaattcatacgAAAATCTAAACCTTCTTCCTTCCACAATTTATCCATTATTCTAAACATTTGTAATGTCAACATGTCTTGCCTTAAATCATCACCATGTTTcataataacatatatgtcATCGCCAAATGTATCGGAATTTTCAAATACGAGCCACAGTGGTTTCATTTTACTGTCCATTATACGGCATTTTTCAATTCTAATTCGCCGTAGCCGATAACTCGGATCTAATGGATTTAATACATTAGATAACGCCTCTTGGCAATGCGGTTCTTGCAAAAAATCGTGTAGCATTTGTAACGCAGCTTTGCGATCTTTAcgttgttttattaattcagataaaattttcaatttatttaataattcaacttGTTTCTTTAAATGTTTCATGTGTTGTTGAGCACCTCGACAATAAGCTTCGAGTATTAATCCAAATCTTACAGATACCGACGCCACTTGCATTTCAggtctaaaataataattgtattaattctacccgagtaaaaaaaattagttccaAAAATGTTGAACATGAAATGTTGAAAACTTCTAAAATTAagacaatttttaactttaagttgaacatttttggaactttgaaaaaattagaaagtGAAGAATTCAACTGGTGAAAGTTTTCTtgcgtatttattttttgaacaaaaataatttgatttgacaattttttgggtttgaagaacattaaaaaaaaaaaaaaaaagaaattaattagaaattatGAACATTTACGACTCTTACCAAAATTATTCAGGTGAggtaaaaaaacataaaagtgatttgaaaatattcatgaacattttttgacttttattagaattttttggGAAGGTTagtttttttcactttttgtACTCTTTCAAAAATAGTCCAAAAATCgtcaattaaaatcatttttgcttaaaaaattagaaaaaaaataataatagaagcCCACAAGAATAGTTCACactagttgaaaatttttcacacttctaattattttaaagttcctaaaattttcaactcaaagttcagaACTGTCTCAATTGTGGAAGTTCACTGTAAGGAATTTATTCGGAACATttttggaattaatttttttaacacaggTAACTGCAAAActtttcaagtaattaaataaaattttacctgaGATGCCAAAATAAATAGTGTCCTATCCTCTGATTATCTAACGCGCGtctcaataaaaattcagtgagATCacatgacaaataattttcatgtTTCAATGCCTGAACTAATTGTAGcaaataaagatttaaatcTTCATCTCTCAAGTCTTTTAAACAACGAACAGCAAAACTTCTTACATTTTCATCCGCGTATGCAAAATCTAAAAGTTCAAGAGCTTTTTCGACGGGTAATTTTGGCCACTGCTGTATTAGAGCAGTAGCTTCAGCAACTTCTCTATGATCATTCCACTCAACGCACTGTAATAATTTAGGTAATAAATTTGGCATTTTATTAAGACACTGTCTTCTTAAAGCCCACATTgtctttttttcttgttcatGAAGCTCATGCAGTGGATAACGTTCagctaataattttaattgctcTAATTGTTGTTCATTTGCCtctaattcattatttaaattttctttactatCTTCTGTTGACTCGCGTAATTTTGTCGCGTATTCCACAAGTTTTTCAGGTGTTGGATAAAGAACGGATTTATCTTTACCgtaactataaaataaaataataaatgtttaataattttttaaagtaaaaaaaaatgattaaaaattataattacttaggAAACGTGAGCATAAGAGCAGCAGCCCGATCTATATGAGGATTAGACACAACAGTA is a window encoding:
- the LOC130667605 gene encoding phosphatidylinositol 4,5-bisphosphate 3-kinase catalytic subunit delta isoform encodes the protein MVHIPSTYNYDFWAKTPTEVVELTCLMPNGVVIPLEANRNTTFGEIKEDLWEEASKYPLHGTLKDAQSYVFSCINTNAEAEEIREESRLCDIKPFCSLLKVIERECVKSDRNLDSQIGLLIGKGLHEFAALKNSEVNDFRWKMRLLGDEYAQARRKKLWNEKVRYQFRPRLAPTPDIPKNIESRLKDGNIVVVTKFENTETTYTFQISHETTPYQLIVLILNKRANTLMSRGELPNDFTLKICGQEEYLIGEHPLIQYTYIQDCISKDVAPTLITISSRNVMIDNDNSLENQELDPLKRSRPTFSTLTLRKKGKHISALKLDNYFEFTVNGISRLNCDAAHRTVEVGLQAGLFHGGKSLCESRKTKELTVSPDGSCTWDETLKFDIRVKDIPRNARLCFVLYELSKSAKGLKNRRLIKDSKQEYFINAMWWANTAIYDFKSQLKTGAMTLYTWTYAEDMQNEDLLHPLGTVVSNPHIDRAAALMLTFPNYGKDKSVLYPTPEKLVEYATKLRESTEDSKENLNNELEANEQQLEQLKLLAERYPLHELHEQEKKTMWALRRQCLNKMPNLLPKLLQCVEWNDHREVAEATALIQQWPKLPVEKALELLDFAYADENVRSFAVRCLKDLRDEDLNLYLLQLVQALKHENYLSCDLTEFLLRRALDNQRIGHYLFWHLRPEMQVASVSVRFGLILEAYCRGAQQHMKHLKKQVELLNKLKILSELIKQRKDRKAALQMLHDFLQEPHCQEALSNVLNPLDPSYRLRRIRIEKCRIMDSKMKPLWLVFENSDTFGDDIYVIMKHGDDLRQDMLTLQMFRIMDKLWKEEGLDFRMNLYNCISTDHKTGMIEVVLNAETIANIQKEKNIFSATAAFKCGSLIAWLKDHNSTKAELDKAIEEFTLSCTGYSIATYILGIADRHPDNIMVKKNGQLFHVDFGHILGHFKEKFGVKRERVPFVLTNDFVHVINKGQAKKSQAPEFQRFQEYCETAFSVLRCHGGLIVSLFAMMISTGLPELSCEKDLNYLRDTLVLEMTEEEAQNHFRSKFNEALVNSWKTSLNWASHNVAKNNKTI